The segment CGCATCTACCCATCGGTATCCCGGGGGTGGCTGCCTCGTGTCTCTCGCTCAAACCCGGCTGTCGGATGTGATCGCCGCCGCCTACGATCCCGAAATGTGTCCGCTGTCGACCACATGTGACGGCCGCGTCCCCCGGGCGGAGCACGCTCCGCGAGGCAGATGTGCCCGCCCACCGCACCCGGTGATACGGGCGGGTGGTGGAGGAGGACGTGGCGGTGCGCAGGGCGGGCGGGCACGGCCTGAGGGGGAATCATGATGGGGAAATCGGGGGGCGGCAGGCCGGCGTTCGCGCCGGCCTGCCGGGACCCACAACGCGCACAGCCGCTTCCACCGGCAGCGCTGCGCTTCCTGCGGAACGCCTCCGCATCCTTGCCGTCCTCGTTGGCGGCATCCTTCACGGCTTCCTTCGCGGCCGCCTCCGACGCCGTCATCGCCGCCGCCCGCCGACGTTCCCGACCGTATGCGGCACCGCCCTTTCTGGACGTGTCCCGCTCCCGCCGGGGAACGGCGCGCCGCTGCCGAGAAAGGGACTGCCCATGAACGCGTCGAGCAGCAACGGGCTCGAGTTCACCCACCCTTACCTCGCCGTGGTGCTCGGCGGCGGTTTCACCGGCATGCTCGCCGCCGCGGCCCTGTCCGGACACGCCGATGTGATCGTCGTCGAACGGGAGCGGCTGCCGCGGACCCCCGCCCACCCCACGGACCTCCCGCAGGCCCGGCACGCGCAGTTGTTGACGGCGGACGGCGTCCGGCTGATCGACTCCGTGCTGCCCGGCAGTGCCGCGCGCTGGCTGGCGGAGGGCGCCCGCCGGATGCCGTTACCGACGGAGTTCGCCGGCCGCGCCCCTAAGGGCCGGCCGGGCCGCCGCGCACGCTCGCGGTATCTGCTCGCCTGCTCCCGCGATCTGCTCGACCGGGTCATCCGCCGGCAGGTACCGGCCCTCCCCGGGGTGACCGTCCTCGACGGAACCGAAGCGACCGAACTGACCGGTACCGCCGAACACATCACCGGCGTACGCGTCCGGGACACCACCAGCGGCGCCGGCTACCTGCTCGACGCCGACCTCGTCGTCGACGCGACGGGCCGGCACTCCGCCACCCGGGAGTGGCTGACCACACTGGGGCTGCCGGCCGCTCACGAGGACGTGGCGGACTCCGGGACCGTCTCGGCGACCCGGATCTTCCGCGCCACCGAGGGCGCGGAGAACTGCCCGGTGCTCACCGCCCGTTCGGCGCTCACCGGCCCTGGCACACGGCACCGCCGCCCGTTTCCCGAAAAGACGGCGACGCTGGTGCCGATCGAAGGCGGACGCTGGCTGGTCACGCTCACCGGCACCGGCGACGACCGGCCCTCCGAACACGCGGGCCGCTTCGTCCCGTTCGCCCGCCGCACCGGCCACCCCGCCATCGCCGACCTCATCGCCGACGCCGAGCCGCTGAGCGAGGTACGCCTCACCCGCGACACCTCGGACCGGCGGCGGCGCTACGAGCAGCTGCCGTCCTGGCCGACGGGGTTCATCGCCCTCGGCGGTGCTGTGGTCTCGCTCGCCCACGACTGCGGTCAGGGCCTGTCCCTCGCCGCCCACGGGGCCGCCGCGCTGCGCGGGGCACTGCGACGGCACGGCATCGACGAGCCGTCCCTCGCCCGGAAGATGCAGCGGACCCTCGGACGCCTCGCCCAGGAATCGTGGTCCGTGGCCACCGGCGACCTGCGCCCCTCCCCCACGACCGGCCGGGCCATCCGCCGCGCCTACCTCGACGTCCTCGCGCCCACCGCCCCCACGACCCCGCTCCTGCGCCCCACCGCCGCACTCGGTCTGCTCCGGGGGACGGCACGGACCCGGCCCACGGCCGACAGCGCACCGGCCCGGCAGGCGTCGCCCGATCCGGTCCCGGCGCCCCTCACAGCAGCGCCCGGCAGCCCGTCCGCCGCCGGTCCGCACCCCCCGGCGGCCGGTACCGCCCCGGCCCTCTCGGCGCGGCCCGCCGCCGCCCTGTCGGCCGCGCCGCCCGCGCCGGGACGGCCCCCGGCCCCGCCCCTCCCTCCCGGCTCCACACCCGCCTCCAGACGCCTCCCCCGCCCGCTCAGCTTCGGGCCGACGGCGCTGCGCCGGATCAACTGGGCGACCCGACGGAAACCGGCTGACGGCTGACGGCTGACGGCTGACGGCTGACGGCTGACGGCTGACGAGGGGACCGTGGGCGCCCGTCCGCCCGGTGGCCCTCCTCGCTCCACGACTGCACACACGCATCGGCGAGGGTCGCTCCTCGGGCGCGGCGGTCGCCGAGGAAGCTCACCGGAACCGTTGATCCCGCCGCGGACGGAGGCATCACCCCGCCAACGGGTCACTCCCCGCCGGGCGTTGTGGCCTCTTGGCGTGGTGCCGGGACCCCCAGGAGGCGGTGGGCGAGGGCGAGTGGCGCCCGGTGGTCACGGGTGGGGGCGGGTGCCGTGGCGCGGTGGGTGGGGAGGCGTTCGACGGTCGTGGTGCCGGTGTCGGATTCCAGGGTCGGTGCGTAGCCGGCGGCGCGCAGTGCGTCCAGGGTGGCGGCCGGCGGACGGGCGCTGACCAGGACGGTCGGGGCGATGGCGCGCAGCCCGAGGTCGTGCAGCGCCCGGTGGGCGGCGAGTTCCTTGACGAGGGCCTCGTCGTCGGAGCGGATGCAGCAGGCGGCGGGCAGGACGCGCATCCGGCCATGGGCGCGGGCGGTGTCCTGGATGAGGTAGTCGAGGGGCTGCGGCAGGACGCCGGTCGCCGAGGCGCGGGTGAGGTCCGCCAGGAGGGTGTCGGCAGTGTGGCCGGTGTCCAGTGCACGGCGTACGGAGGCAGGGGTGAAACGCCAGGTCACGGCGTGGTCTTCGGATTCACGGTCGGCCGCGGACGTGAGCAGGGCGGCGAGCGCGGCGGCGGGGCGGCCGGGCACGACGACGGTCAGATCGGCCTGGAAATGGGCCTGT is part of the Streptomyces platensis genome and harbors:
- a CDS encoding FAD-dependent monooxygenase → MNASSSNGLEFTHPYLAVVLGGGFTGMLAAAALSGHADVIVVERERLPRTPAHPTDLPQARHAQLLTADGVRLIDSVLPGSAARWLAEGARRMPLPTEFAGRAPKGRPGRRARSRYLLACSRDLLDRVIRRQVPALPGVTVLDGTEATELTGTAEHITGVRVRDTTSGAGYLLDADLVVDATGRHSATREWLTTLGLPAAHEDVADSGTVSATRIFRATEGAENCPVLTARSALTGPGTRHRRPFPEKTATLVPIEGGRWLVTLTGTGDDRPSEHAGRFVPFARRTGHPAIADLIADAEPLSEVRLTRDTSDRRRRYEQLPSWPTGFIALGGAVVSLAHDCGQGLSLAAHGAAALRGALRRHGIDEPSLARKMQRTLGRLAQESWSVATGDLRPSPTTGRAIRRAYLDVLAPTAPTTPLLRPTAALGLLRGTARTRPTADSAPARQASPDPVPAPLTAAPGSPSAAGPHPPAAGTAPALSARPAAALSAAPPAPGRPPAPPLPPGSTPASRRLPRPLSFGPTALRRINWATRRKPADG